A genomic segment from Salvia splendens isolate huo1 chromosome 13, SspV2, whole genome shotgun sequence encodes:
- the LOC121762825 gene encoding sorting nexin 2B-like, whose translation MGSEKNPEANNGEKEEERHQFLHPLSADDKLQTLTLPTDGENTFNGQLSTSDSYSHYRSAMITLSSSSSTDQPLFPPPSPAVSDPLLFPPHNPSPDSPSYAVVMFDPFHDRLTESNGNGEISAADELSSPLSQSSSSDYLRISVSDPQKESEPSNSIVPGGNTYISYLITTSTNIADYEESDFSVRRRFKDVVTLSDRLSEAYRGFFIPPRPDKSLVESQVMQKQDFVEQRRVELEKYLKRLARHPMIRKSDELRVFLTVHGRMPLPTSIDMASRMLDGAVRLPKQLLGESSSVIEPQDVVHSAKGGRDMLRFFKEFKQSVVNDWGNARPSVEEEDKEFLEKKIKLKDLEQHLTNASKQSESLVKAQQEMGEIMGELGLAFIKLTKFENEQTASNTQRVRASDMKNVATAAVKASRLYRELNAYTVKHFDSLHEHMGMMLAVHNAFTDRSSALLTVQTLMSELTALHSRADKLETSSSKIFGGDKSRVRKLEDLKDAIRATEDAKSCAIKEYERIKENNRTEIQRLDEERKADFVNMLKGFVKNQVAYNEKIGIEWTKVAEETSRYAEST comes from the exons ATGGGATCAGAGAAGAATCCTGAAGCAAATAATggcgaaaaagaagaagaacgaCATCAATTTCTTCACCCCCTTTCCGCCGACGATAAATTGCAAACCCTAACCCTCCCCACCGACGGCGAAAACACCTTCAATGGCCAACTCTCCACTTCCGATTCCTATTCGCACTATCGCAGTGCCATGATAAcactctcctcctcctcctccaccgaTCAGCCTCTCTTCCCTCCGCCTTCTCCGGCCGTCTCGGATCCCCTTCTATTCCCCCCTCACAACCCCTCTCCCGATTCCCCATCCTACGCGGTCGTCATGTTCGATCCCTTCCACGACAGGCTAACGGAATCCAACGGCAACGGCGAGATCTCTGCCGCGGACGAGCTTTCTTCGCCGCTTTCTCAGTCGTCCAGCTCCGATTATCTCAGAATCAGCGTTTCCGATCCGCAGAAGGAGTCTGAGCCTTCGAATTCGATTGTTCCCGGTGGGAATACTTACATTAGCTATCTGATCACGACGAGCACGAACATTGCGGACTACGAGGAGTCAGATTTCAGCGTGCGGAGGCGGTTTAAGGACGTAGTCACGCTGTCGGATCGGCTGAGTGAGGCTTATAGGGGGTTCTTCATCCCGCCTCGGCCGGATAAGAGTTTGGTTGAGAGCCAGGTGATGCAGAAGCAGGATTTTGTGGAGCAGAGGAGAGTGGAGCTGGAGAAGTATTTGAAGAGGCTCGCAAGGCATCCGATGATCCGGAAGAGCGATGAGCTGAGGGTGTTTTTGACTGTGCATGGGAGAATGCCGCTGCCCACGAGCATTGATATGGCTTCGAGGATGCTTGATGGGGCCGTGAGGCTGCCGAAGCAGCTATTAGGGGAGTCGAGCAGCGTGATTGAGCCGCAAGATGTGGTGCATTCGGCTAAAGGTGGGAGGGATATGCTGAGGTTCTTTAAGGAATTCAAGCAATCTGTTGTTAATGATTGGGGCAATGCGAGGCCCTCTGTGGAGGAGGAAGATAAGGAGTTCTTGGAGAAAAAGATCAAGTTGAAGGACCTCGAGCAACACCTCACAAATGCGTCGAAGCAG TCAGAATCATTGGTTAAGGCACAACAAGAAATGGGGGAAATCATGGGAGAATTGGGATTGGCTTTTATTAAGTTAACCAAGTTTGAGAATGAGCAGACAGCATCAAATACCCAAAGAGTGAGGGCTTCTGACATGAAGAATGTAGCAACTGCAGCTGTTAAAGCGAGCAGATTGTATCGAGAATTAAATGCATACACCGTGAAGCATTTT GATTCATTGCATGAGCACATGGGAATGATGTTAGCTGTACACAATGCGTTCACAGATCGTTCTAGTGCCTTACTGACAGTGCAAACTCTTATGTCAGAATTGACCGCCTTGCATTCAAGAGCTGATAAGCTTGAAACTTCATCATCTAAAATATTTGGTGGTGACAAGTCAAGGGTCCGGAAGTTGGAGGACCTAAAAGATGCCATTAGGGCCACAGAGGATGCCAAAAGTTGTGCCATCAAAGAATATGAAAGGATTAAG GAAAACAATCGGACCGAAATCCAAAGGCTTGATGAAGAAAGAAAGGCCGACTTCGTTAACATGCTGAAAGGATTTGTTAAAAATCag GTCGCATATAATGAGAAAATTGGAATCGAGTGGACTAAAGTGGCAGAGGAGACGAGCAGATACGCTGAGAGCACGTAG